The Bos indicus x Bos taurus breed Angus x Brahman F1 hybrid chromosome 3, Bos_hybrid_MaternalHap_v2.0, whole genome shotgun sequence genome includes a window with the following:
- the OSBPL9 gene encoding oxysterol-binding protein-related protein 9 isoform X7, whose translation MVESIKHCIVLLQIAKSTINPVDAIYQPSPLEPVVNTMPSQTVLPPEPTQLCKSEQRPSSLPVGPVLATLGHHQTPTPNSTGSGHSPPSSSLTSPSHVNLSPNTVPEFSYSSSEDEFYDADEFHQSGSSPKRLIDSSGSASVLTHSSSGNSLKRPDTTESLNSSMSNGTSDADLFDSHDDRDDEGEAGSVEEHKSVIMHLLSQVRLGMDLTKVVLPTFILERRSLLEMYADFFAHPDLFVSISDQKDARDRMVQVVKWYLSAFHAGRKGSVAKKPYNPILGEIFQCHWTLPNDTEENVELVSEGPVPWVSKNSVTFVAEQVSHHPPISAFYAECFNKKIQFNAHIWTKSKFLGMSIGVHNIGQGCVSCLEHDEHYILTFPNGYGRSILTVPWVELGGECNINCSKTGYSANIVFHTKPFYGGKKHRITAEIFSPNDKKSFCSIEGEWNGVMYAKYSTGENVVFIDTKKLPIIKKKVRKLEDQNEYESRCLWKDVTFNLKIRDIDAATEAKHRLEERQRAEARERKEKEIQWETRLFHEDGECWVYDEPLLKRLGAAKH comes from the exons AACCTACTCAGTTGTGTAAGTCAGAGCAGCGTCCATCTTCTCTACCAGTTGGACCTGTATTAGCAACCTTGGGACATCATCAGACTCCAACACCAAATAGTACAG GCAGTGGCCACTCACCCCCTAGTAGCAGTCTGACTTCTCCAAGCCATGTCAACTTGTCTCCAAACACAGTCCCAGAGTTCTCTTACTCTAGCAGTGAAGATGAATTCTATGATGCAGATGAATTTCATCAGAGTGGCTCATCACCAAAGCGCTTAATAGA ttcctctgGATCTGCCTCAGTCTTGACACACAGCAGTTCGGGAAATAGTCTAAAGCGTCCAGATACCACAGAATCACTTAATTCTTCTATGTCCAATGGAACAAGCGATGCTG aCCTTTTCGATTCACATGATGATAGAGATGACGAAGGGGAGGCAGGGTCGGTGGAAGAGCACAAGAGTGTTATCATGCATCTGTTGTCACAGGTTAGACTTGGAATGGATCTTACGAAG GTAGTTCTTCCAACATTTATTCTTGAAAGAAGATCTCTTTTAGAAATGTATGCAGACTTTTTTGCTCATCCGGACCTGTTTGTGAG TATTAGTGACCAGAAGGATGCCAGAGACCGAATGGTTCAGGTTGTGAAATGGTATCTCTCAGCCTTTCACGCAGGAAGGAAAGGATCGGTTGCCAAAAAGCCATACAACCCCATTTTGGGCGAAATCTTTCAGTGTCACTGGACATTACCAAATGATACTGAAGAGAATGTG GAGCTAGTTTCAGAAGGACCAGTTCCCTGGGTTTCCAAGAATAGTGTAACATTTGTGGCTGAGCAGGTTTCTCATCATCCACCCA TTTCAGCTTTTTATGCTGAGTGTTTTAATAAGAAGATACAATTCAATGCTCATATCTGGACCAAATCAAAATTCCTTGGGATGTCAATTGGGGTGCACAACATAGGGCAGG gttgtgtctcctgtctagagcaTGACGAACATTACATTCTCACATTCCCCAATGGTTACGGCAG GTCTATCCTCACAGTGCCCTGGGTGGAACTAGGCGGAGAATGCAATATTAACTGTTCCAAAACTGGCTATAGTGCAAATATCGTCTTCCACACTAAACCTTTCTATGGGGGCAAGAAGCACAGAATTACTGCTGAGATTTT ttCTCCAAACGACAAGAAGTCTTTCTGCTCAATTGAAGGGGAGTGGAATGGTGTAATGTATGCAAAATACTCAACAGGG gaAAATGTAGTTTTTATAGATACCAAGAAGTTGCCTATAATTaagaagaaagtaaggaagttGGAAGATCAGAATGAGTACGAATCCCGCTG cCTTTGGAAGGATGTCACTTTCaacttaaaaatcagagacattgatGCAGCAACTGAAGCCAAGCATAGACTTGAAGAAAGACAAAGAGCAGAAGCccgagaaaggaaggaaaaggaaattcaatGGGAGACAAGG TTGTTTCATGAAGATGGAGAATGCTGGGTTTATGATGAACCATTACTGAAGCGTCTCGGTGCTGCCAAGCATTAG